Proteins found in one Paenibacillus dendritiformis genomic segment:
- a CDS encoding methyltransferase domain-containing protein, protein MSQAEVKLDLSRIVFIGRTFEEYVKMFDLSAEQMAGKRILDCPSGACSFTAVASRHGVDVTAADIAYYYAAEELERKGLQDIEHAMEHMEKAQANYIWDEYQSVAGLKRTRIQALRDCAADMKQAPERYVPAVLPELPFPDEAFDITLSAHFLFMYADRLDYDFHVRTIRELMRVTREEIRIFPLADLSNRKYEHAGPLLEYMDSQGWDAEEVRVPYRFQKNADTMLKLSRRA, encoded by the coding sequence ATGAGTCAAGCGGAGGTAAAGCTGGATTTGAGCCGGATCGTGTTTATTGGAAGGACGTTCGAAGAGTATGTGAAGATGTTCGATCTGTCGGCGGAGCAGATGGCGGGGAAGCGGATATTGGATTGTCCGTCCGGGGCATGCTCCTTCACGGCTGTCGCCAGCCGGCATGGGGTGGATGTGACGGCAGCCGATATCGCTTACTATTATGCGGCGGAAGAGCTGGAACGCAAAGGACTGCAGGATATTGAGCATGCGATGGAGCATATGGAGAAGGCGCAAGCGAACTACATCTGGGACGAATATCAATCGGTAGCCGGATTGAAGCGGACTCGAATACAGGCGCTGCGCGATTGCGCGGCAGACATGAAGCAGGCCCCGGAGCGCTATGTGCCGGCCGTGCTGCCCGAGCTGCCGTTCCCGGACGAGGCCTTCGACATTACCTTGTCGGCCCATTTCCTGTTCATGTATGCGGATCGGCTGGATTATGATTTTCATGTGCGGACGATTCGCGAGCTGATGCGGGTGACGCGCGAAGAGATTCGCATTTTCCCGCTGGCGGACTTGTCGAACCGCAAGTATGAGCATGCCGGACCGCTGCTCGAATATATGGACAGCCAAGGGTGGGACGCGGAAGAGGTGCGCGTTCCGTATCGCTTCCAGAAGAATGCGGATACGATGCTGAAGCTGTCCCGGAGAGCGTAA